AAAAAGAAGGAAAAGAATGCAGTCAGTTATATCCGGCTGTGAACAGAGAATTGAGTGATGAAATGGAAAATTTATTATCAAGTACCTGATGTTCGAGATCAGGTATGTGAATGTCGAAAGGAGGCTGTTAACGCAAGGAGAAGCTTGTCACGTCAAAACAGAGAAGAGAAATGCATAAAAGCGAGAAGAGAAGTTTTGAGAGAAAAAATAAAAAGCACCTGTGGGAATATGAAATCATGGTTAGCATCACGGAGGGATGGAACCAGAACCACTCGTACTTCTGAACCCATGAATTCCACATATTCTTGCACCTGTGAAATTCAAAAAAGAAAAAGAAAACATGAAGATCTTTGTTTATTACAAAGTCAGTCAGTGTTGAATATAACTTTTAGTTTTATTATCAGTACCCTCCTGATGACTTCCACTTGAAAAATCTCACTGAAGTTGGCATCAACAGCTCCTTTCTCAATCTCTGGATGGTTAGAATCCACAAACGGTCCAAGCTGAGTTTTTTTTTTAAAAAAAAACGTAAGTTCCACCATTGATACAATCATACACCACATATGTACTAGTCTATTGAAGGTCTGAATGAATCTTAGTTACTCACCAGCAAAAGTAACTGCGGTGGCTTTCTTTTTGCATGGGCTAGTAGCTCACTCAGTGGCTCAAACAGCAAGTTGTCTAATGTAGTGAATGGTCCGGACGCAATTATCTGTCAAGATTAATACCCTTAAGCATCATTTCGAATCCCAAAACTAGAATACAGAACAGATCATACATGCTTACACTCTTTCCAATATCCCCCAAAAAAGAGGAACACAACATACAAATTTTTCTGGCAACATCGAAGTCAGAAACTAGAGGAGCTCTAATCTTTACAGTTACCAGCCTAGCTAACCGATACAGCAATATGGTTTCTAAAATTCTCAACATTTTGACCATGTATGCATATATGTTAGGAGAGAAAAGGACAACAAATAACAACGGCTTCCTTGAAAATGGAAGAAATTACTAGTGTAGCTCCCTTGAGATGAAGAATCGCATACTTACAAATGAAACCTCTGACTTTTCACGGGATTCTTCAGCAAGAGTTAAGACCTCCTGATCCAAGTTTTGCTTCTTAGCAGGAGGTAGATCCACGTCAGCAGTGAGTGTTAAAGGAACTGTATCCAGCAGCTTGGATGCAGTGAAATAATGTCCACTAGGATTTTGTCCTTCAATGCCAACAATCTGCATCAAATTCAGACCACCTCCACATGAATATTAAGAGTCTTGTGTGGAAGAAAAGCAAAAGACTGAATGTTGTTTATCACCTGGCCAGGAAAAATGGAGAATTGATTTAGTCTGTTCAAATCCAGTGGAACACGCTGTCCTGAAGTTCTCTCGGCACTGCGGTGATAGAATTTGATGCCATTAGGATAAGGAGACTGAGAATATTCGGGACTAAAGTGCTCCACATGTGATGCCATTATCTAACTAAAAATCATTTACGCAACTCTTTAAAGAACAGGAATCATTATCCTTCATACTATTTTACAGTCAAAACAGAATGTGATTACATTCAAAGAGAAGTGAAGCCATAATTTGAGTTACCTGCTTTGCAATAGAATGGACTTGTCATTCAAGAACCCCTCTCCATCACAACAAATCATTCCAACAGAAAAAATGCTTCTCTGAAGCAATCAATAGCACTTGTAAGCAAACTCTATACCCCAATGTTAAACTTCTTTGAAACCAAAGTAGCATCTATTATAATAACTAAAGCTACCTGTGAAGCAACAGCTGGATCAACCTGTTCCTCATACAACCCCGAGGCAGCAAATGCATCTGCATGCCTTACGATCCGCTTCTCGAGCGAATCAAACCTGTCCTCAGTTCTGTAATACATGAACCTACAACCCGGTTCAGGGCCAACGCCATTGACTTTTAGAGAACACCTGCGTCTTGTCAGAACTTTCTTGATAATCATATCATCCTCACTGTTTTCCACATCATTGTTATCTCCATTCTCTGCCTGCGCCGCCGCATCACCTATGTTGAATCTCACCACAAACTTTTGGCCTCGTTGACCAAAAGGAGTCACATGTCCAACTGACTTCCCAGTAGAGTAACCGTAATCCCTCGATTTGCTTATTGAATCAAACGGATCCGGAAGTAACCGCTGAGACTTGTTTGTAGGGGTAGAGACGATGTCGTCTTCTGTATCTTCAGGAATCCCATCCAAAAGCCTGGACCAAAACAGTGTGTATGACTTTTTCAAGCTTGTAAAAAGTTGATGCAAGAAAGAAGGGTCTCTGACAAAAAGAAACACTTACATGTCGACATCTCTGTTTGAGTAGATATGCAGACCAGACTCCTCTTTCATAATAGATTCTTTCTGCTGGTTCTGTAGATGCAGTAGAAACCCATCCATTTCATCGTTCTTTACTGTTTGATCAATACTTTGTCTGTTACAACACAAAGAAATGATTTTAAACTCCATCTCTTATAAACACTAACACAAAACCAATGAACATCAAACTATACAATAAACTTATAAAAATCAAAACTTTGTCTGTTCCACACAAACACAAACTCACGAATATACGTATAAGCATCAATACAATCACTATGAGCATCAAAAGCATTGAACTTTACTATGAATTTGTGATGGCTAATAGGGAGAGTTATACCGATTGAGATGATAAAGTTCCCAACTTGAAACGAGTTCAGAAGGCTTCAGGCTGTAGTTTATGCAGAGAGTAACACCTGCAAAGCCGTCAGGAACAAGAATTAGATAACTCAAGTTTCGTGATTTGTAGAATGATAAAAGAGATTGGGCAAAGTGAAATTAGGACAAATCTCGAACTTACATCTCTCGAGAATCTCGTCTTCTTCCACAAGAGCGAAACCGCTGCGGCTGAATTCTTTCTTAATCTCTTCATTCGTCGCCATCTCTCGCTCTTTCGACCTCTCTCTCTCTTTCTTTCTCACAGTTGCGTTTCTTAAGAGAGATTTATTGTGGCGGCTGGAACCGGCGGGAAAATGTCAGATTTTGGGCGGGATTGCTATTGCCTTTCTTTATTGGGCCGGCCTTTAATGGGCCTTCTAATTTTCAAAGTCGGAAGATGTAAGGAGTTGGGGTTTGGGATTATTTGTCATGGAGCTGTGAAAGCTAAGCGTAACTATAATAATATCACAGGAATTTTTGATGGAAGTGGCATACTTAATACTAAGGATGAGGCTACAGCTCAGATTGCAGAGTATTTTTCCAGTATGTTTGTTTCTTATAATGTTATGTTTGGTAATGACATTTTACCCCATATACATCGGAAGGTCACACCTGCAATGAACCAGTTACTAATCAAAGAAGTTTCAGAGGGTGTAATTAAACAAGCAATGTTTATGATTGGATTAGAGAGAGCTCCTGGTCCTGATGGATTCACGGTTTCCTTCTATCATCATTTTTTGGAGGTAATAGCACCTGATGTTTGCAGTATGGTGATTTTTTTTTTTTTTGAATCAAGGAAACCACAGATTAATCATACTGATATCTTTTTTTATTCCAAAATTCTCTGGTGCTGCCGATATGTGTAATTATCGACCTATTAGTCTGTGCACCGTGGCGTATAAGCTCATCTCTAAGATTATGTGTTTACGGCTTCAATCCTGCTTGGATGGTATAATCGCTGAATCACAAGCAGTTTTCGTTTCTGGAAGACAAATCTCTGACAATATCTTAGTGGCTCATGAACTAATAACAGCTTTCAAATCTAAGAAGGATTGTTCTAAGAAGTATGTTGCAATAAAGACTGATATTAGTAAGGCAAATGATAGTGTGAAATGGTCTTTTTTGGAGGCAACAATGCTACAGTTGGGATTCGATGACAAATGGGTTGCTCTAACAATGGTATGTGTTCGGTCAGTTACCTATTATGTTCTAGTTAATGGTTTTCCATATCGAAGTATTACACATTCACGTGGTTTGCGACAAAGAGATGCAATGTAAGCATACATTTTCCTTCTTTGGGTGGAGGTTCTTATTCAAATGTTGGATAGAGCACATGAGTCTCAGTCTTTACGAGGAATGCGGTTAGCTAGTCGATGTCCAACGGTTACTGATCTATTCTTTGCAGATGATTCACTGTTTTTCTGTCGAGCAACCTGGAGGATACTACCTGTCTGGCTTCTTGTTTGATCAGTATGAAAAGATCCCGGGCCAGAAAGCCAATTATGATAAATCTTCGATCATCTTTGGCAAAAGGATTCCGCAGAATATAAGACCACATATTCAACAAATACTGAAAATAAGTACCTTAGGTGGAGGGGGTAAATATTTAGGCTTGCCAGAGCAATTTAGTTGAAGCAAAGTTTCTAATTTCCAGGGGATTGTAGAGAGAGTTAAGGAGCAGACTTCTCTCTGGTAAACTCAATTCTTATCACCGGCTGAGAAAGAGGTTTTGATCAAATCTGTTTTACAAGCTAAACCCGTCTACCCAATGAGTTGTTTCCTACTTCTAAAAAATATATGTGATGGTATCAATTCTCAGCTTACAGCTTTTTGGTGGGGTCAGACAGAAGGGAAGAGAAAGATTTCTTGGATATCTTGGAGAAAATTATGCTTACAAAAAACAGAAAGAGGAATGGGTTTTCGAGATTTATATGCTTTTAACAAAGCTTTACTTGCTAAGGAAGCCTGGAAGATTGAACAAAATCATCATTTCTTGTTGGCCAGATTATATAAAGGTCGTTATTACAACTCGTTGACATTCTTACAGTCGACAAGTTCAACTACGTCTTCGTATGGTTGGAAATACACCCAAGCTAGAAAGGAGTTATTGAAGAAGGGTTTGTTTATGAAAATTGTTGATGGTATGAATACTCGAATATGGGAAGATCAGTGGTTGCCAGCTTTACCACCTCAGAAGATAATATCTTCGTGTTTAGTCCCCGATATGACTGTTGGAGAGCTTATCAATCCTATTACTGGAACTTGGGATGAGGATAAGTTATCTCATTTATTGTTACCCGAAGACATTGAGTTGGTCCAGCAAATCAGATTATCGAAATATAATAGACATGATCAATATGTCTGGCCTTATACAACAAATATAGAGTATAAAGTAAAGTCAGGATACTGGACAATTACTCATGATTTTTATGAAGGAGATGATATTGTCCAACCTGAAGGATCGATTTCTATCAAGAGGATGATATGGAAATTGGATATCCTCCCTCAGATACAACACTTCCTATGGAGAACAGTTTCAGGTGCTTTTCCTACTTATGTTCAACCTTGTTCTCGTGAAATAAATACATATCCAGATTGTGAGATATGCTGCCTAGAGGAAGAATCTATCAACCCTACATTATTTTTATGTCTCCAGCATCTGTAGTTGGGTAATATATTATATGATATACGTCATTGGATGTCTCTACTGCCAATGTGCTCTTTGGAATTGGTCAATCGAGAGAAGAATATGGCCGCTGATGTTTTGTCCAAACATGCTTTTGAGGATTGCAGTGATGTTGTTTTTTTCAATTCCTCCTTTATGGTTGATTGATTATATATATAGACCTTATACAGTTTGAATTTAATAAAAATGTTGTTCAGAAAAATAAAATAAACCAAACTTTTATTTCGGACAATCCTTTAAGAGAGGATTGTGTAATTATAACATAAATGTAGTAGGGTTTGGATTTTTCGGGGTAGAAGTTTAGGGGTTAAAGTTTATAGTTCAGTATTTAAGGTTTATGAAATAAAATTTAAGATAATAATATTTATTTTACTTTTAGACCAGAAATCATATTATGTAATACTAATTTCATCATACTGGTTATTCGAACTGAAAACCTCTGACAAAATAATCAAAATTCTTTTCAGCTGAGTTAATGCCCTTAAGTAAATAAGTGATTTTTGAGAACAACTTGTGTCTTTGGCAAAAATAATGACAATTGTGACGCCACCAATAGTAGCTACGGGCGGCTGTCAATATTACACCTACAACTATGTACAGAACTCTAACTTTCACACCAGGAAACAACTATTTTTTGTTAAATTTTTTAAAAATGTATCAAAATAACATATCTAGTAGAATAGGATGAGTAAAAGGAGAAAAGATAAGTGTATATATCATATAATATTATAAGAATTTCAAATTTTAGAAATACTTATCAAGTGTTATTTAATCGTACGGATTTACTAATAAATTTGATTTTACAATAGATTTGAATGGATTTGTTTGGATTTTTTTGTTAAAAATACAAAGACTCAAATCCGAGGGAAAACCTCTGGATTTATAAATACTAATCCAAAAAATTTAAAAATCTGCATATTTTACTTGAATTTATAAATATTACATGAATTTCTAAATCAATCAAAATATATAAACCAATAACACCTTTTTAATTTGTGTTTAAACTACGCAGCATTAAACTTAAAGTGGGTCACTGTATTATTCGAAATTCAATCTTCGACGATTTAAGGATCATTTTATACAAATATATAGCTCAATATACCCATACAATAAGTAAGTGAACTGATTGTGATTCTATACTCAAAAATCAGGGCTCTAATTAAGTGAGGATATTATACTTATAACAATTTACTATTTATTTTTCTGCATGTAAAAACGACTTAAAACTAATGAATAAGTGAAAATTATATATTAAAAATTATCATGATTTAGTTTGATTATAAATAATTATATACATGCATAAACTTATAAAAAAATTACTTATTATGTTCACTTATACAACTCCGAACTGACAACCCTTTCCCATATGTATACCTTAATAACATCTATCAAAATTAAACATAATTTTACAAATATATATTATGAATCCAAGACAATAAAACAAATTAAATGCAAATAACAAAGCTAATATTATTTTAGCCTATTTATAATCATGAAACATTTATGTTTCAACTGAGATGAATAATGACAATCTTATATACTCAAAAAATAACTGAATCGATCAAATTGTTTATTAGTAAAATCAGATGTTTGTTTAAAAAATTCCTATTTGTTTTGAATACATATAAATTACAAACGATTAAAAACTTTTAAAATAAAATATTAATCAATATCATAAATTATATATTTTGTAAATGTTAATATTTCTACATGACTACGGAAGAAGCACCTAGATTATAAATAAATGGATGGTTTTTAAAAAAAATTTAATATCTTACTTCCTTTTTTAAATAGTTTGTATAATGAACTCGTTGGGGATAAATTGTAAAACTCTCTTACGTGTTAAAAGATTGAAAAAACAAATGAGAAAAAGCACCTAAAACATCAGATATATGGTGCAATTAGATGTAGTTTTTACGAAAAATCTATATATCATACACGTAAAAGAAGCGATATTTATCCCAGACAACATGATGTATAAATCGATGGTTTCATATTAGACCTTTGTATAATATTATTTATATAATTTATAAATAGAAGATACACTATATATTAATAGAGAAACATTTTAAAATTATAACATGTAATTTGTACTAATTAAAAAAGTGTCTTGCTGAATTATCACGTAATTGAAATGCTAATTTTGGTTACGTGGCGGCTTAAGAATCAATTAAGAATTTTGTTAGTTGATTAGGCGTTTAAGCAAACACCAATTAACCTAATCTGCCAACAATATCACAATCGAATGATATGTCATTGTAACATTTTAGGATCGAATCCACAAGGAACCAATGATCTATAACACCAAGAATACACAAGCTTCCTTAATCTAAGCAAACAGGAATATGAATGATTTTGTAACAAGCTAATGTCCTAGAAATATAAACAAAGTGATCTCAAATCCAATCAAGAAATAAGTGCAAGAATTCAATCAAATGCTAAGGATGGATCCACGGGCAATGATAATTGATATAAGGTGATCAAGGTTCAATCTAGGATGTTCAAACAAAACAATCAACAAGTCTATAGGTCTAGATCTCATTCAATATAGATTAATCCACAGTCCTGGCAAAAACCTGTATGCTAATCATGAATTAAACATCAACTGTCGTTGGCTAACGCAATCAAGCATGCATGAATCACAAGTCTACTAATCACTTAAACATCTCGGACATCAGATGTCGTTGGCCAAGTATGTAAAAGACAATACTAAGTTCATTCAAACATTTTAACAAACACCTTTCAGGCGTAAAATAGCTTAAGGTCTAGATTAGAGTGATCAAATCTAATCTAGCATTAAGAAGACTTAGCAAGCATAGAACAATATTAATCAAGCAATAAACATCCTAAATATCCACTTAATCACCCTAATCTATTCAACACATAAATCACAAGGTCACTACTCACTAATCTCCATGGTTTCTAAACTCATGTAAGGATCAAGGCTAATCATGTTAAAGAGCAAGAGAAACACAAATATACGATGAAATACTTCCTTAGATTATCAAAAGATTCA
This genomic interval from Brassica oleracea var. oleracea cultivar TO1000 chromosome C2, BOL, whole genome shotgun sequence contains the following:
- the LOC106322948 gene encoding DNA polymerase alpha subunit B, translating into MATNEEIKKEFSRSGFALVEEDEILERCVTLCINYSLKPSELVSSWELYHLNRQSIDQTVKNDEMDGFLLHLQNQQKESIMKEESGLHIYSNRDVDMLLDGIPEDTEDDIVSTPTNKSQRLLPDPFDSISKSRDYGYSTGKSVGHVTPFGQRGQKFVVRFNIGDAAAQAENGDNNDVENSEDDMIIKKVLTRRRCSLKVNGVGPEPGCRFMYYRTEDRFDSLEKRIVRHADAFAASGLYEEQVDPAVASQRSIFSVGMICCDGEGFLNDKSILLQSSAERTSGQRVPLDLNRLNQFSIFPGQIVGIEGQNPSGHYFTASKLLDTVPLTLTADVDLPPAKKQNLDQEVLTLAEESREKSEVSFIIASGPFTTLDNLLFEPLSELLAHAKRKPPQLLLLLGPFVDSNHPEIEKGAVDANFSEIFQVEVIRRVQEYVEFMGSEVRVVLVPSLRDANHDFIFPQPPFDIHIPDLEHQITSLSNPGTFEANQVKVGCCTVDVLKQLSVEEMSRNPSGVPTDRLGRLASHLLRQRSFYPLYPPPESLPYDSKLAPQALQISSIPDILLLPSDMKYFVKVLSIGEGEDAAKCVCVNPGRLAKGEGAGTFVELTYKGDPESMHASVISI